Proteins encoded in a region of the Streptomyces sp. NBC_01471 genome:
- a CDS encoding enoyl-CoA hydratase/isomerase family protein encodes MTSEISDTGTGTESERRFGEYVVVRRNGHVAELVLDRPKAMNAVSTEMARSIAAACDALAADPSARTVVLTSTHDRAFCVGADLKERNSLTDAELVRQRPTARAAYTGVLELPMPTVAAVHGFALGGGFELALACDLIVADATAVVGLPEVSVGVIPGGGGTQLLPRRVGAARAAELVFSARRVEAAEARELGLVDILADDARTGALELAGRIAANSPVGLRAAKRALRLGHGLDLRAGLEVEDAAWRSVAFSGDRAEGVAAFNEKRKPQWPGE; translated from the coding sequence ATGACCTCAGAGATCTCAGATACCGGAACGGGCACGGAGAGCGAGCGGCGGTTCGGCGAGTACGTCGTCGTGCGGCGGAACGGCCATGTCGCCGAGCTGGTCCTGGACCGGCCCAAGGCGATGAACGCCGTGTCGACGGAGATGGCGCGGTCCATCGCGGCGGCCTGCGACGCCCTGGCTGCGGACCCCTCGGCGCGGACCGTGGTGCTGACCTCCACCCACGACCGGGCCTTCTGCGTGGGCGCCGACCTCAAGGAGCGCAACTCCCTCACGGACGCCGAACTGGTGCGCCAGCGCCCCACGGCGCGCGCCGCGTACACCGGCGTACTGGAGCTGCCGATGCCCACCGTGGCCGCCGTGCACGGCTTCGCGCTGGGCGGCGGGTTCGAGCTGGCGCTCGCCTGCGATCTGATCGTCGCCGACGCGACGGCCGTGGTCGGGCTGCCCGAGGTGTCGGTCGGCGTGATCCCCGGCGGCGGCGGTACGCAGCTGCTGCCGCGCCGGGTCGGCGCCGCCCGCGCGGCCGAGCTGGTGTTCAGCGCCCGGCGGGTGGAGGCGGCCGAGGCGCGGGAGCTGGGGCTCGTCGACATCCTGGCCGATGACGCCCGTACCGGGGCGCTGGAGCTCGCGGGGCGCATCGCGGCGAACTCGCCGGTCGGGCTGCGGGCGGCCAAGCGGGCGCTGCGGCTGGGGCACGGGCTCGATCTGCGCGCCGGTCTCGAAGTCGAGGACGCGGCCTGGCGGTCGGTGGCCTTCTCCGGGGACCGGGCGGAGGGCGTGGCGGCGTTCAACGAGAAGCGGAAGCCGCAGTGGCCCGGCGAGTGA
- a CDS encoding diguanylate cyclase domain-containing protein, with protein MGDDVRLRAVVTLAQAMASAQTPRASWRAATLGACEALGGSFAALSVWERELGRLKVLANVGERVEDEAEFPDAETYPVNRFPEIAEFLHERWASGGEPNAWVETADGPAESSEAPAGYCHQRVAALRRRGRGSCVVAPIVLRGRAWGELYVARPVGTPVFDGADADFATVLAAVVAAGLAQTERLEEVRKLAFTDPLTGLANRRAVDIGLDAAVERFLADGTVVSLMVCDLNGLKQVNDTHGHAVGDRLLERFGSVLSVCGAMLPGALAARLGGDEFCLLSVGPSADAVIAVADDLCVRAGELELGDGVACGVASTGDPIGPLKSARRLFRLADAAQYRAKAARSVKPVVAGRDGAVMRLADTPSPTGDRRRLRGKRPDSGT; from the coding sequence ATGGGTGACGATGTGCGGCTGCGGGCCGTGGTGACGCTGGCGCAGGCCATGGCGTCGGCGCAGACCCCGCGTGCGTCCTGGCGGGCGGCCACGCTCGGTGCCTGCGAGGCGCTGGGCGGCAGTTTCGCCGCGCTCTCGGTCTGGGAACGGGAGCTGGGACGGCTCAAGGTGCTCGCCAATGTGGGGGAGCGGGTCGAGGACGAGGCCGAGTTCCCCGACGCCGAGACCTACCCGGTGAACCGCTTCCCGGAGATCGCCGAATTCCTGCACGAGCGGTGGGCGAGCGGCGGCGAGCCCAACGCCTGGGTCGAGACGGCCGACGGCCCTGCCGAGTCGTCGGAGGCGCCGGCCGGCTACTGCCACCAGCGGGTGGCCGCGCTGCGCCGGCGGGGACGCGGCAGCTGTGTGGTCGCGCCGATAGTGCTGCGCGGCCGGGCCTGGGGCGAGCTGTATGTCGCCAGGCCGGTGGGGACGCCGGTCTTTGACGGGGCCGACGCGGACTTCGCGACGGTGCTGGCCGCGGTGGTGGCGGCCGGGCTCGCGCAGACCGAACGCCTGGAGGAGGTCAGGAAGCTGGCCTTCACCGACCCGCTGACCGGGCTCGCCAACCGGCGCGCGGTCGACATCGGGCTCGACGCGGCGGTCGAGCGGTTCCTCGCCGACGGGACGGTCGTCAGCCTGATGGTCTGCGACCTCAACGGCCTGAAACAGGTCAACGACACCCACGGCCACGCGGTCGGCGACCGCCTCCTCGAACGCTTCGGCTCGGTCCTCTCGGTCTGCGGCGCGATGCTGCCCGGCGCGCTGGCGGCGCGGCTCGGCGGTGACGAGTTCTGCCTGCTCTCGGTGGGTCCTTCGGCGGACGCGGTGATCGCGGTCGCGGACGACCTCTGTGTGCGGGCGGGTGAGCTGGAGCTGGGGGACGGGGTGGCGTGCGGGGTCGCGTCGACGGGCGATCCGATCGGGCCGCTGAAGTCCGCCCGCCGGCTGTTCCGTCTCGCGGACGCCGCGCAGTACCGGGCGAAGGCCGCCCGGTCGGTGAAGCCGGTGGTGGCGGGGCGGGACGGGGCGGTGATGCGGCTGGCCGACACGCCTTCGCCGACCGGCGACCGGCGGCGCCTGCGGGGCAAGCGGCCCGACTCCGGTACGTAG
- a CDS encoding biotin--[acetyl-CoA-carboxylase] ligase has translation MTSSDVPENRWSDLERPPLNETALRRALVRPGSLWTSLDVVAATGSTNSDLTGRAAGLEEGAVLVAEEQSAGRGRLDRSWSAPARSGLFFSVLLRPGPRVPAERWGWLPLLTGVAVAAGLSRAAGVDTALKWPNDLLVTVPEGPRDPKDLKDLKDPKESDGLRPGEAPSGAERKAGGILAERTADGAVVVGVGLNVSLRADELPVPTAGSLALAGAVSTDRDPLLRAVLRSLEQWYGEWRAEGGDPAASRLQEAYAAGCSTLGRTVRAELPGGTSLTGEAVAVDGDGRLVLATEDGVQPVGAGDIVHLRPV, from the coding sequence ATGACGTCATCCGATGTACCTGAGAACCGCTGGTCGGATCTGGAGCGCCCGCCGCTGAACGAGACGGCCCTGCGCCGCGCGCTGGTGCGGCCGGGGTCGCTGTGGACCTCGCTCGACGTGGTCGCGGCCACCGGGTCCACCAACTCGGACCTCACGGGGCGGGCCGCGGGTCTCGAAGAGGGCGCGGTGCTGGTCGCCGAGGAGCAGAGCGCGGGCCGCGGGCGGCTGGACCGCAGCTGGTCGGCGCCCGCGCGGTCCGGGCTCTTCTTCTCGGTACTCCTGCGGCCGGGCCCGCGGGTCCCGGCCGAGCGCTGGGGGTGGCTGCCGCTGCTCACCGGGGTCGCCGTGGCCGCCGGCCTCTCCCGGGCGGCGGGCGTCGACACCGCGCTGAAGTGGCCGAACGACCTGCTCGTCACGGTCCCCGAGGGCCCCAGGGACCCCAAGGACCTCAAGGACCTCAAGGACCCCAAGGAGTCAGACGGGCTCCGTCCGGGGGAGGCCCCCTCCGGCGCCGAGCGCAAAGCGGGCGGCATCCTCGCCGAACGCACCGCGGACGGCGCCGTCGTGGTCGGTGTCGGCCTCAACGTCTCGCTCCGCGCGGATGAGCTGCCCGTCCCCACCGCGGGCTCGCTGGCCCTCGCCGGCGCGGTCTCCACCGACCGGGATCCGCTGCTGCGCGCCGTGCTGCGCTCCCTGGAGCAGTGGTACGGGGAGTGGCGCGCCGAAGGCGGCGATCCGGCCGCCTCACGGCTCCAGGAGGCGTACGCGGCGGGCTGCTCGACCCTGGGCCGCACGGTCCGGGCCGAGCTGCCCGGCGGCACCTCGCTGACCGGGGAGGCCGTCGCCGTCGACGGTGACGGCCGGCTGGTGCTGGCCACCGAGGACGGGGTGCAGCCGGTCGGCGCGGGTGACATCGTGCACCTCCGGCCGGTCTGA
- a CDS encoding adenylate/guanylate cyclase domain-containing protein has translation MTVDDISSGADEEPPFSPYRTPHHEVDHTAEPTNDPLAIRLEQLILGADRRYTPFQAARTAGVSMELASRFWRAMGFPDIGQAKALTEADVLALRRLAGLVEAGLLSEPMAVQVARSTGQTTARLAEWQIDSFLAGLTEPPEPGMTRTEVTYPLVELLLPELEEFLRYVWRRQLAAATGRVVQAADDEEMVDRRLAVGFADLVGFTRLTRRLEEEELGELVEAFETTCADLVAAHGGRLIKTLGDEVLYAADDAGTAAEIALRLIETMSNDETMPELRVGIAFGTVTTRMGDVFGTTVNLASRLTSIAPKDTVLVDGALAEELGRHGDAPVSESEAAAETERAAKSGEEPPAYRFALQPMWQRPVRGLGVVEPWLLSRRTT, from the coding sequence GTGACCGTCGACGACATCTCGTCGGGCGCGGACGAGGAGCCCCCTTTCTCTCCGTACCGCACCCCCCACCATGAGGTCGATCACACCGCGGAGCCGACCAACGATCCGCTCGCGATCCGTCTCGAACAGCTGATCCTCGGCGCCGACCGCCGCTACACGCCCTTCCAGGCCGCGCGTACGGCCGGTGTCTCGATGGAGCTCGCCTCCCGCTTCTGGCGGGCGATGGGCTTCCCCGACATCGGCCAGGCCAAGGCGCTCACCGAGGCGGACGTCCTGGCGCTGCGGCGGCTGGCCGGACTCGTCGAGGCGGGGCTGCTGAGCGAGCCGATGGCCGTGCAGGTCGCGCGGTCCACCGGCCAGACCACCGCCCGGCTCGCCGAGTGGCAGATCGACTCCTTCCTGGCGGGCCTCACCGAGCCGCCCGAGCCGGGCATGACCCGCACCGAGGTCACGTACCCGCTGGTGGAGCTGCTGCTTCCGGAGCTGGAGGAGTTCCTGCGCTATGTGTGGCGGCGTCAGCTGGCGGCCGCCACCGGGCGGGTCGTGCAGGCCGCGGACGACGAGGAGATGGTCGACCGCAGGCTCGCGGTGGGCTTCGCCGACCTCGTCGGTTTCACCCGGCTGACCCGGCGGCTGGAGGAGGAGGAGCTCGGCGAGCTGGTCGAGGCCTTCGAGACGACCTGCGCCGACCTGGTCGCCGCGCACGGCGGCCGGCTCATCAAGACCCTCGGCGACGAGGTGCTGTACGCGGCGGACGACGCGGGTACGGCGGCCGAGATCGCCCTGCGGCTCATCGAGACCATGAGCAACGACGAGACCATGCCGGAACTGCGGGTCGGCATCGCCTTCGGCACGGTGACGACCCGGATGGGCGACGTGTTCGGCACGACGGTGAACCTGGCCTCGCGGCTCACCTCGATAGCGCCCAAGGACACGGTCCTGGTGGACGGCGCGCTCGCCGAGGAACTGGGGCGCCACGGCGACGCCCCGGTCTCCGAGTCGGAGGCGGCGGCGGAGACCGAGCGCGCCGCGAAGAGCGGCGAGGAGCCGCCCGCCTACCGCTTCGCCCTCCAGCCGATGTGGCAGCGGCCGGTGCGCGGGCTCGGTGTGGTCGAACCGTGGCTGCTCTCCCGCCGTACGACGTGA